In Thioalkalivibrio sp. XN279, a single window of DNA contains:
- the aspS gene encoding aspartate--tRNA ligase, whose protein sequence is MRTHYCGEVNEALIGQSATVVGWVHRRRDHGGVIFVDLRDREGLLQVVFNPDDAAMFALAESLRSEFVLRVTGEVRSRPEGTANPGLATGQVELVARQLEVLNRSETPPFHHDEAAGEDLRLRYRYLDLRRPEMLRNLRLRHRVTSALRRFLDGNGFVDVETPVLTKATPEGARDYLVPARNFPGKFYALPQSPQLFKQLLMMSGLDRYYQIARCFRDEDLRADRQPEFTQLDVETSFMDEDGITGLMEQMVRELFREVLDVELPDPFPRMRWAEAVERFGTDRPDLRNPLELVEVADLVASVEFKVFAGPAADPKGRVAALRVPGGGSLTRKEIDEYTAFVGRYGARGLAYIKVNDAAAGREGLQSPILKFLPDEAVAGIMSRTGAETGDLVFFGADKAKVVNDALGALRDKLGMDLGLLAAGWRPLWVVDFPMFEWDEGEKRWFALHHPFTAPAVDDYAALAADPGNALSRAYDMVLNGSEIGGGSVRIHDRAMQQAVFQLLGIEEEEARAKFGFLLDALKFGCPPHGGIAFGIDRMVMLMAGASSIREVIAFPKTQTASCPLTDAPSEVPDAQLRELSIRVRKPAAE, encoded by the coding sequence ATGCGTACCCACTACTGCGGCGAGGTCAACGAAGCCCTGATCGGCCAGTCGGCCACGGTGGTCGGCTGGGTGCACCGCCGGCGCGACCACGGCGGCGTGATTTTCGTCGACCTGCGCGACCGCGAGGGCCTGCTGCAGGTGGTGTTCAACCCCGACGACGCGGCCATGTTCGCGCTGGCGGAAAGCCTGCGCTCGGAGTTCGTGCTGCGGGTGACGGGCGAGGTGCGCAGCCGTCCCGAGGGCACCGCCAACCCGGGCCTGGCCACCGGCCAGGTGGAGCTGGTGGCGCGCCAGCTCGAAGTGCTGAACCGCAGCGAGACCCCGCCCTTCCACCACGACGAGGCGGCGGGCGAGGACCTCCGGCTGCGCTACCGCTACCTCGACCTGCGTCGCCCGGAAATGCTGCGCAACCTGCGCCTGCGCCACCGCGTCACCAGCGCGCTGCGCCGTTTCCTCGACGGCAACGGTTTCGTCGATGTCGAGACCCCGGTGCTGACCAAGGCCACGCCGGAGGGCGCGCGCGATTACCTGGTGCCGGCGCGCAACTTCCCCGGCAAGTTCTACGCCCTGCCGCAGTCGCCGCAGCTGTTCAAGCAGCTCTTGATGATGTCCGGGCTGGACCGCTACTACCAGATCGCGCGCTGCTTCCGCGACGAGGACCTGCGCGCCGACCGCCAGCCAGAGTTCACCCAGCTCGACGTCGAGACCTCGTTCATGGACGAGGACGGCATCACCGGGCTGATGGAACAGATGGTGCGCGAGCTGTTCCGCGAGGTGCTGGACGTCGAGCTGCCCGATCCCTTCCCGCGCATGCGCTGGGCCGAGGCCGTGGAGCGTTTCGGCACGGATCGCCCGGACCTGCGCAACCCGCTCGAGCTGGTGGAGGTCGCCGACCTCGTCGCCAGCGTGGAATTCAAGGTCTTTGCCGGCCCGGCGGCCGACCCGAAGGGCCGCGTCGCGGCGCTGCGCGTGCCCGGCGGCGGCAGCCTGACGCGCAAGGAGATCGACGAGTACACCGCGTTCGTCGGCCGCTACGGTGCCCGCGGCCTGGCCTACATCAAGGTCAACGACGCCGCAGCCGGCCGCGAAGGCCTGCAGTCGCCCATCCTCAAGTTCCTGCCCGACGAGGCCGTGGCCGGGATCATGTCCCGCACCGGCGCCGAGACCGGCGACCTGGTGTTCTTCGGCGCCGACAAGGCGAAGGTCGTGAACGATGCGCTCGGCGCCCTGCGCGACAAGCTCGGCATGGACCTCGGCCTGCTCGCCGCCGGCTGGCGGCCGCTGTGGGTGGTCGACTTCCCGATGTTCGAGTGGGACGAGGGCGAGAAGCGCTGGTTCGCCCTGCACCACCCCTTCACCGCGCCCGCGGTGGACGACTATGCCGCGCTGGCGGCCGACCCGGGCAACGCCCTGTCGCGCGCCTACGACATGGTGCTGAACGGCTCCGAGATCGGCGGCGGCTCGGTGCGTATCCACGACCGCGCCATGCAGCAGGCGGTGTTCCAGCTGCTCGGCATCGAGGAAGAGGAGGCGCGTGCCAAGTTCGGCTTCCTGCTGGATGCGCTCAAGTTCGGCTGTCCGCCGCACGGTGGCATCGCCTTCGGCATCGACCGCATGGTGATGCTCATGGCCGGCGCCTCCAGTATCCGCGAGGTCATCGCCTTCCCCAAGACGCAGACCGCCAGCTGCCCGCTCACCGACGCGCCGAGCGAGGTGCCGGACGCCCAGCTGCGCGAGCTGTCGATCCGGGTGCGCAAGCCCGCCGCCGAGTAG